The Manihot esculenta cultivar AM560-2 chromosome 11, M.esculenta_v8, whole genome shotgun sequence genome includes a region encoding these proteins:
- the LOC110626554 gene encoding GDSL esterase/lipase At5g22810 — MKLSNSLSFTFLLTALIFSVANAQPLAPAMFIFGDSVVDAGNNNHLYTIVKANFPPYGRDFINHQPTGRFCNGKLASDFTAENIGFTSYPPAYLSKEAQGTNLLIGANFASGASGFYDPTAKLYHAIPLTQQLQYYKEYQNKIVGIAGKTNASSIISGAIYLVSAGASDFVQNYYINPLLYKKYTPDQFSDILMQSYANFIQDLYKLGARKIGVTSLPPLGCLPAAITIFGSDSNECVAKLNKDAISFNNKLNATSQRLINKLSGLNLLVFDIYQPLYDLVTKPSDNGFVEARKACCGTGLLETSILCNSKSVGTCANASEYVFWDGFHPSEAANKILADDLLTSGISLIF; from the exons ATGAAGCTGTCAAATTCTTTGTCTTTTACCTTTCTTCTTACAGCACTGATTTTCTCTGTGGCCAATGCTCAACCTCTGGCTCCTGCAATGTTCATATTTGGAGATTCTGTTGTTGATGCAGGCAACAACAACCACCTCTACACTATTGTAAAGGCAAACTTCCCTCCTTATGGTAGAGATTTTATCAATCATCAACCAACTGGCAGATTCTGCAATGGAAAACTTGCCTCTGATTTCACTG CTGAGAACATAGGCTTCACTTCATACCCACCAGCTTACCTTAGCAAAGAAGCTCAAGGCACAAACCTCCTGATTGGTGCAAATTTTGCATCTGGTGCTTCTGGTTTCTATGATCCAACAGCTAAGTTATAT CATGCAATTCCTTTGACTCAGCAACTGCAATACTACAAGGAATACCAGAACAAGATAGTGGGAATTGCTGGAAAAACCAATGCTTCATCAATAATATCTGGTGCAATTTACCTTGTCAGTGCTGGAGCTAGTGACTTTGTTCAGAACTATTACATTAATCCTCTTCTTTACAAGAAATACACACCTGATCAGTTCTCTGACATTCTCATGCAATCCTATGCAAATTTCATTCAG GATTTATATAAGTTAGGAGCAAGAAAGATTGGAGTAACATCATTGCCACCCCTTGGATGCTTACCAGCAGCTATCACAATATTTGGCTCTGATAGTAATGAATGTGTAGCCAAGTTAAACAAGGATGCAATTTCCTTTAATAACAAGCTCAATGCCACATCTCAGCGCCTGATAAACAAGCTTTCAGGCCTCAATTTACTCGTTTTCGACATCTATCAACCTCTCTATGATCTTGTTACAAAACCTTCTGATAACG GATTTGTAGAGGCAAGAAAGGCTTGCTGTGGAACAGGGTTGCTAGAAACATCAATATTATGCAATTCAAAGTCTGTGGGAACTTGTGCAAATGCTTCTGAGTATGTGTTCTGGGATGGATTTCATCCTTCAGAAGCAGCAAACAAAATCTTAGCTGATGATTTGCTTACTAGTGGCATCTCTCTCATCTTTTAA